The genomic DNA TTAAAGACGCGTTCCCAATCGGCACCGCGTCCCCACAAATCAATTCCATACTGAAGAAGGCTTTGAACAGAAGCAAAGTAGCAAGCATACGTTGCCTCCGCTGACAAAGTATGTGTAACGCGCTTTAGAGCGAAACAAGCTGTAGAAATTTTGCCACATAATTTGTCGATATGCAAATTCCATTTTAAGCCTTGATCTATCTGGAAGCCCAAAAAAGTAGTATTATCGACCTGCTCAACTTTTTGGGCTTGAATGGAAACAGACAGGCACCGACGCTTCCGACCGGCTAGAttaaattgcataaactgtGTCTTTGTGATGTTGAGGGCTAGACCATTTGTCAGAaaccatttaaaagtaagttcagccgttctgtttaatttattttcaaggtCATCTAACGTTAATGCTGTTATTAGAATTGCTACGTCATCAGCATACAtataaatttcacaattttctaTACCGAGAGGGAGGTCATTCAGCAGCAGCGTGAATGCAAGGTTCGACAGAGACGATCCTTGTGGAATGCCATTGTATGCGGTTTGGCTCATTGATTTTAACGATCCGGCTTTACTTACAACTGTTTGTTTTCTCTCTGAAAGAAAGTCAACTAGTAGGTCCAAAGCGGGACCATTTATTCCATAGTGCTGTAACTTCATTTTTAAGATGTTATGATCCGCAACGTCAAATGCTTTTGAGAGGTCGCAGAAGAGGACTGCGACCTCGTTCTTCCTCTCTCGAGCTTCCAATACCTTTTGTACTACCTCGCGTACCATCATAGTGGTTGAGCGTCCCGCGCGATACGCATATTGCCGGTCTGAGAGTGCGTTCGTTACGTTTAGAAACTCCGTTATCCGTGTGGTCAATccattttctaatattttagcCACCGCAGGGATTATTGCTATCGGTCGGTAGCACCTTGGGTCCGTTTTACTACCTTTTCCTTTGTATAGGGGACATACTTTAACCTCTTTTAGTGGCTTGGGATAAACACCTTCCCGTAAGcatctattaaataatatttgcaaCGGGAGGCATATTATGAACGCTACAGATATAAGAAGGTTGGTTGAGATTTCGTAAATATCCTTGGTTGGTTTATTGGCAACCTTTGTGTTTATGATGGTAAATATTTCCAAGGCCGTGAAAGGACGAAAACGCAAGGATCTATCAGCACTCGGTAGAGCGTTGGCTAAACTCATTCTCGAGAGGTTAATATTGGGGGAAAGCAGTCCGCACTCGGAGGCTGCATTAATAAATTGTGCGTTGAGATAGTTGACAAGCTCAAGCTTGGTCTCGAATTCGCAGCCATCAATATTCTTTAGTATATCTACAAATTCTTGTCGCGGTCTGTTCGTTTTACCTGTTTCACAATTTACTATACGCCACATTGTTTTAGTAGTATTCGAGCTTTGTACGACCATGTTGTCATAGTACTTAGATCTTGCTTGAGTTAACCTGCTATTATAAAGTGTAGAGaatttttctagttttttttgtagCAAAGTGTTGTTAGGGAATTTAGTTGTTAGGTATGTCATCGTGAACAAAATCACATTTAGGTTAATAATTTCGCTCGTCACCCATGATTTCTTTGGTATCCTGCAAACAGTTTTTCTTTCAGGGAAACTTATGTCAATtttggttattattatattaattattgaggTTGCTAGGCCCTCAGCTGATTTTCTTTGCGTGAAAAGACAGTCCCAGTCTACACTTTCAATCGCTGCAACAAAATTTTGCTTAGCTGTATCGTTATATCTTCGCACCGCTTGGACCGGCAACGACAACTGTGGGCCACTGCCTATTATTTCTACGCGAATGCCGTAGTGGTCACTTAGATTGGTAGCAATAGCTGTTGATGCAATACAGCCAGAGAAACTGTTCGTGTAAACATGGTCTAATGAAGTAGATGAGAAACATGACTCTCGTGTAGGAAAATCAACGATATTCCTGAAATTATGACATCGCAAAGTGTCATAGAGTTGTTTTGAGGCTACATTAGTAGTTAAGCAATCTATATTCATATCTCCTACTATAATACAATCAAACTTAGAGTCATATATTTTGTCGAGAAGTCTTTCAAAAGCTACAAAGAAGTCTTTCGGTTTTGTCAAATTTGATCTATATATACACACAATTAACAAGTTAAAGTCTATTAAGTTAGCCGCGGATATCTCGCAGCATCTTTCTACAGACAATTTACATATATCAATGTTTTCAATGGctttgcaattattttttagaaaaaggCACGATCCGCCGTGTAGTACATTACTGCGGCAGAAACTAGACACTAGAACGtaattttctatataaatacattGTAATTGATCACCTGTTAACCAATGTTCCGTTAATGCTAAGACATCACATTCAAAGTCCTTATTTAATAACACTTCGAGcatctttgttttattatttaacgatTGTATATTTTGCTGACAAATCACTAAACGAGTGTTGCGGGTagttctttcgcatttattctTCCACGCCGATGTCCGTTTCTGGGTCAGCGGGGCCACGCAACGCGCGTTCTTTGAGCGGCCGCACGGCGCGCCCGGCGCCTCGTCGAAACCACTCACTTACTTCAGTACGTGCCGGCCAGTTAGCAGCACTCATAAAGTATTCAATCTTACTATTTGGTACTATTATCATAAATGAAGCATAGTAATTATGCTTAAGTGTCAATTTTTATATCTACTACCTATTAATTCGGTCCAAGTTTTGAAACGAACTTATATTCTTTTGccaaacctttttttaatatcttttctCTTCTATTTCACTATATTTATTTGATCCACAGTATGGCGCAAGAAGGTCGCCTAGTGAGAGTGGAGTGTCTAAGCTACGAAAAACGCTACGATCCAGAAAAGCACTACGTGTACGCTCTGCGAGTTTATAGACAAGGACAGACTACGCCGTCCGTTCTTTACCGTTCCTACAAGCACTTCACCGAGCTCTACCAGAAGATCTGTTTACACTTCCCCTTGGCGAAGGTTCAtaggtaagaatattttatattacctctgtagccttagtataagattgCTCTCTCGCTGCCGAGGAGTCCTATTCGCGTCTGAAattctgtatcgtcaaagtaaaacaGACTTTATACTAatagttttagagtcgcaaatcctgtacttctgattttattttacaaacactGTAAAACCCCTAGCTTAAGATTTGTAGGCAAAGTTGAGCTTTAAcccaatgcaaataagatccatttaactacaatatttaagtatttccaCACCAGGAAATTCCTTATCTTTCAATTATTGGAGGCCTattagcgcagtgggcgaccctgctttctgagttcaaggccgagggttcgattcccacaactggaaaatgtttgtgtgatgaacattaatgtttttcagtgtctgggtattattgttataagtatattattcataaaaatattcatcagtcatcttagtacccataacagcttCGCTTACtgtggtgctagatggcgatgtgtaatgtcgcaatatttttttttattattttattattactaaaaaaaaaaaactatcttcaACCTATATTTATGTACTTCCTTCTGGGCCTTGTCTCAAAATATCATCTGCAGTCTAATAACGTCCCACAGCTGAGCACAGAGGTCTCATAGGAGATACGATTCAGAGCAAAGACCCATCAATCTtatccaatgcgggttggtgggctttaacgactattgccTCTGATAGCCTTAGGTCccaattattatcatatttgaGTTACCTcttataataagaaaaattacATTAACTTACGACGGCTTTTTGCGTGTTCTCCGAGGCACGAGGCTGACACCGACAACTTGCAAAATCCTGGCTGGTATcgaaattaatagaaaaaacatATTACCTTATGTAtatttggcccgacccgggattcgaacccaggaaatcgtgatccgtagttgaaaatGTCAACTTTTGGACGCAGTTGTCTCGCATAGTCGGGCTTAATTTGTTGCTTAGTGAGCCACTAAGCTgcaccaatgcgggttggtgggctttaacgatttcGATTCGGCACTAGTTGACAGTAAAAGTAGACGTGAAGTAGTAGACTTCTACACCGCTTTGAACCAGCGCCGCCCATTCTACTTCTTTCTCcgtgtttctgttttttattttatatttgtatgtgttaatgatgtggtatacaaatgAGTTTTATACTAGTAAACATAGAATTATCAGAAAGTTACTCAATAGATAAGTCAAAGGTGCATTCAAGTACAGATATAATGGAATCTGTTATCGTTTTCCATCTCACTGCTAAATATATCGTTTATATGTTATCTAAGTAAGCTACTGTTTCAATGGCACCGTTTTACAAATTCTTAAAAGATTTTAATCGTAGCGTGAACAgccattttattgtattattattccTAGTAAGTCGATAAGATCGaatcaaagatttaatttatttcttgaattgaaatataataatataagataaaagATTATTTCAAGGCGCTAATTTCAGGAACTGTCAGTATTAATGAACCTTCGTGTTAGATAGAATAAAGCCCTTTTATCTTAGATTTATTTCTATTCgataatataaattagaatGCAAATGGTACGTCAAATATCAATTCTAACGAGCGGGTGGTATATTTCAGTGtcaatacaataaaacatttggCATCAAACATATTcctttttaaactaataaatacttatattcaATTTATGCTAATATGACGTTTTCATCGTTCACTATTTAACCAGCTAGCAACTAAAATAGGAATGCGTACAACTAAGCGTTGCTATTTTCGTTGCTCTTTAAACTGCTGACATTATAATGCAAATCCAAGTGCGTTTGTTTCGGAGCACTCTTGCCAACGCCTGTTTGTCTGTTCATTTGTTGACGATGCTGTGATATGAGATCCCAACTGTCCGTATCTTCCACAGGTTTCGCAAAGCTAGTGTTCCCGGTATCAATTCGTTTTGTGGTCACTTCGGGAACTGATGAATATGGTGGGGGGCCGCTAGTTTTGCTAATCGAACTTTCTAGAGTGTTTGTTGTGTATTGTTGTATCTCAGTACGGTTACCAGTAGTACCAGTTTGCGGTATTTGTTGTTGCTGGGGTTGAGGTGCGGTCCTTTGTTGAATTGTGTTCCGTTGTTGTTGCGGTTCAGTTGAGGTCCGTTGTTGCTGCGTTTGGGGTGTCGCCCTCTGTTGCTGAGGCAGAGGTGCGGTCCGTTTTGTTGGTTTCCTTTGCTCTACATTCTTTGGTCGATTTTGAGCAGCTCTAGTCTGTTGTGCAATATGTTgtttctctctctctttctttaatttttcttcTTGCTTTCTCTGTTTTTCCAGTAATTTCTCTTCCCTCTGTCTCTCTTTTTCCGCAAACTTTTCTCTCTTTTTCTGGTCGATAAGACGTTTTTTCTCTAATTTCTTTTGTTCTTTAACATTAACTTTGATCGGTTCTGTTGCTGATTGTGATATATCGGGTGCACTTTTCCGTGTATTTATTGCCTCGTTTGAGGGATTCATTAAATCGCTGGTGCTTTTCGATTGATTGTTGGATGGCACAGATTGACTTGGTAGTTTTGTCATGGATGACGGTGCTATTTTTGGCCATTCCGAATAAAGGTCGCTGCCtgtaatattcaaaaatatttttcataaatgcTTCCACAATTACTTATTTTACAATTACTAGATTTTTTTCTGAACCCTGAAATAACTCTAAACTTATCATCGCCGCGAAACCCATGTACTTTTAATCTAGCATTGTAAACCTAcaaggttattattatattaaaaatttaatctttatcATATCGACATTCTTATTCTATTACTTCATCAAGTAAATTATctactaaataattttacaccTGATAAATACAGTATTCGAAGAAAAAATACGCCCacgtagtaaaaataaaaataaatcaaataaataccgAAAAGTTCATCCTTATTTGTCCTGTATGCACCGTTGAGAGATATACCCGGAGCTACGTCATAGTGTTCAACACCATTTTTCTTTCCGGAATTAAAATTCAGCGAAGCCTTGAATCCTCGAAATCTAAGCATTATGATAGCATACGCAATTTCACATTATAGTTCAACAGTAGGTACAGATGTAAATCACTGCATTTACGTCTGGAACGCAAaccacaagtatattttattccgaAACGCTGTTTTTATTAGTCAATTGTGGGACTGTTTTAGAACTCTACACTCCGGGAAGTGAACTATAGTAATAAAGGCGTTATCACATTTACTTGACTCAGTGTACATCGAAAAATTATGAGTATTGCATTATACGTTGTAATAGTTCCATTCAAGCGTGTTAAATGATAGCGAACAGGTTTATATACCCACAAATCTACTCATTTTTCTCCTAATGTTTAATTATCGCGATGTTTTGCTTTAGCTTTGTTTGTGTTTGAAGTTCCATATTAACATCGATACTTGTTTTGATAAAATGATAAGATAGTGGGACCTGTCGATATTGTAACTGATGAGTAATCTTATCgcatgaaatatttatatctgACACGTTTCGTACTAGAATTGTTGCTTCGcagatttatataattaaattaatcaatgcgtaatataaataaagataaagttattatttgaataataatctCAAACTAAACTGACCAAGAAGCGATGTCTTCATAAAATATCTgcgattttgaattttaaaatataaatattattaaaacatatctGTAAGTTTATCACATGTCACAAACGAGTATGTAAACATATGTTTTTGTATCATTTTGGCttaataatttaagattttgttattggacataattacttaaaaaatacactttctCTCCTTTGTAATATAATCTTTAATCTGATGACTAGTTGTTTGGCCAAAGTTTAAATGTGAACCACATGGGCAACGAAAAATGATCAGTTCTGGATATTTAGCTGGCTGAGTACGCTATAAGCATTACATTAAACAAAAGCATCAAATGCCTTGATTAAGCCATGGCTTAATGGCATGGGTTATGGAAAGCTTTGCTCCTGGGTACCCACATCTGTACGCACTATATCTGTacgaatattaaaaatgtgaaagtgcgtTTCTTAGCCCCACTCCCAACAGAGAACTGATTGACATGGTTTTTTGCTTAGAGATATTTGATCTCTCTATATGATAGATAAACTATAAGTTTTGTCTTGGAAAAATGCACTGTCCTTGTGAAATCAATCAACAATCGAAAGAAAAATTCTGTTATCACCCCTTCAGAATTTtatgttgtaaaaaataatacaataattgaCAGGAAAATTaccttttatcccaaaaaacctacttgtattatatttgtgaaAGCTAGTTTATTGCTCCGTCTTTCACGAGCAAATTTtgcatgtaaaaaataatataataaatatgggACCAAATTACAGGCAGTAGACCAAAATGCATCTTCACTCGCATGCTGTTCGTTAGTaatatagataattattataagtatagatgttgAGAAAAATTTAATGACTCTTCCAAAATTTTAGTTTACCCATCGGTCTCCACGTGGGCCGATCCAACGTGCGCCAAGTAGCCGAGAAAAGGTTCACCGACGTGCAAGCGTTTCTGACGTCATTATTCAGCCTTGCGGATGAAATTGCGCACTCTGATCTCGTGTACACATTCTTCCATCCACTGCTAAGGGATCAGCAGGACGTCGAACCGCAGAGATTGCGGAAGGGTgagttggatttttttttatttagtaaaatataaataattagttcAGCCTTGTGAACGAAATAGCGATTGCGACTGAAATTTTAAtgggtatattttaataaataaaagtaactgTAATGGGGAATACATTTAGCAGTGTTTTTGCATGAGTTCGGgagtaaaaaaatctaataaaaacgtaatattatataatactactgtattagtttattaaaaatttttgaaTGTTTTCATGTCTtgtatcatttattaatttctttttctaGCTCTAGCTCTAGCTTTCATGGCGACTCAAAAGAAAACTgagatttaatttattgataccGTTACTTGCAGGTGAGTCCGTAGAAGCAGAGAACACCGGATCGGGATCCTTAAAACTGTCAGTACAATACGCGGGCGGAGTTCTCTCCGTTTTAATACTTCACGCTCAATCCTTGGCCGCAACACCTCAAGGCCTGCCTCCCAACCCTTACGTTAAGGTAAGAATAAACATTTCTACCAAATAAACAACACAATTCTATGTATTTACAAAATGACAACGATTTAAATTGCCTCATTGACCTTGAAAATCGCATACGTAGATTCAGATACAAAATGAGCTTAGATTTTGGTTCCGTAGCCTTGTGAACAGTACGTTTGTTTATTGACCACTCATTCATCTGAGATTGACACTTTATAACCCAAGAATTATATTCTGGGACGGAATCACAGTTTCTATCTCTAAACTCGTTTCGCTACGAAGAACCGAATTAGCATCAAATTTACCTCAACCGTGAAATTCTCCAAATATGTTTGTCTGAAATGTAAagatttacaaatatataatacagttttttttattatttcaggtGTACTTAGTCCCAGATCCCAATAAAGAGACGAAACGTAAAACGCGCGTGCTAAAACGCAATTCGCACCCATCTTTCATGGAGATGCTCGAATATCGCCTTCCACTCGAAGTCATAAAGAACCGAAGTCTCCAAGCAACTGTGTGGAACTACGATTCCTTGCAGGAGAACCAGTTCCTAGGCGGTGTGGTGATTCCATTGAGTTCCTTGAACTTGAAGGAGGAGACGGTCGCCTGGTATCCTCTAGAGTACATACCTCGGTAGCTAATACTAGCGCGCTCCGCTATATGGACAACGGACTTATCGGTACGTTGATATGTCTCTTGTTATGTTAACGGAAGCGCATTTTTGAGACTCTAGTGATGTGAAAGAGAGAGTTGGAGTGTCAGTTACAACTTATCGTACTTGTATTCAATACACCTTGTAGTATATGAAGGAATGTATTACGAATTCTACCCTTAAGTGTAAGTTTTTGAGTCCAATCAGTGTTACCGAAAACTTCCGGTAAACAAAGCGCCAGCGTTGCGTTTTTATCTTAAAAATGCACACTAAGGATATTAGTCATCTCTAATAACGTATATGTTGCTTCAACTGCTGTGGAATCATGAAAATTGAATAATTCTGACCACTTATAATGGCTGTAAGAGTTTTAAATCCTCGAATTCGAACGACGTTTTATTGAACGCTGAAGAAATAACGCACGTCctgataaattaatgaattgcaTAAGTACTAAATAAGCCTGTCTTAGCTACGTATTATGGATATTTACGGATCGCATGAATGTCTACTTACGTTAAAGGGATGGGAGGAGTCCTCCGATTAGGGGATTTTTTGATATGAACTctacagatgaaaaaaaaatctaacaatAATCTACATAATGTTGGTAACTAATGTACTTGCTATATTTGTAACAACTGAAACAAAGCGGTACGCTTGACAAATCATGTGATACGATAAAATTATATCGTATGGAAAATATGTCTGATAGGATAAAAATGGTAAAGtcaaaactttttaaagaaaaGGCATAATCGTtgtttgataaatatattaaagagttatttttacGTACACTGTGCGACGCCACGCTAACAGCTGGTCTGATCTATCATATCAGATGTTTCACACCAAACATATGCTATTCTTATCATGTATGACTAAAAGTTAAAGTGAATGTCGTAAATTAAAATTGTGACCAAAAATATCAGTTTGTTGTTTCAAATGTCATATTCATACTAATCAGGTTGGCTCAGCTTTAAGGTCTAGTGTAGTGTTTGCACCAAACTATCTTAATAAAcgtgcatttatttttataattttaattgtataggCACGACAGAAGCCGCCTGGCTAGTAGGGACTTTGTATTAAGTTATTATTTCTTTGGGACCTAACTCTTTCTatctatacatacataaataggtatatacagTGAGTCTATATAGATTTACTTATGCATATCCACccttaaattgtattattatttgcacTTTTTATTGCTTGAAAAGATCGCTAGGTAGCGATACGGCCATCAATATCTAAGATATCGCATCACAGAGTAAGGATTCTCACACACAGAGTAAGGATCTAGACGGAGCATTCATGCGGTAAGTGCAGGGCAAGTTGACGACCCCCAAATCCTTTTAGTAATAAAGGATGTCTGTATTAAATATCAATCATTTtgaatattcaaattcatttattgcatattacagtTCAGTTTGGATTGAATTACACGTAGgaagtcccaatgtatattgccCCTTATATAATATGGCTTAGAGTTAGTTACTGAAGAACGGATAGATTAAGGAGGCTGGGCTGTCGATGATCgacgataaaaaaatactgtgttGTACTCATGACCCTTTCTAGACTATGTCGGCATTTAACACGAGATCACAGCCGTCGAACGACTATCTCTGCATACtgtgattgtatttatatatgtattatttttctctGTGCTGTACAATAATAATCAAAGTGTATTCATAAACttaaggtttttaatttaaatgtaatagtTATCGCGGCATTACTTgagctttttttaaatgtcgCAATTCCTTTTAATGACCTTAATTTGACTCGCGTTAAGGTCCTAactacctaaaaaaatattgaaatctacttattaaaaaatatatcgcaTCTTTCGTAACGATGTGTTTTAAGTGCATTTCCCATATTTTGcatagtctattttttcttacctgtcttatacTTGAACATTCATAAAagaagaaattttttatttttttcttttttgttatgattttttGTCATAGTTTTTTGATATGATATAAGACAGGGGCCTTACTACCATCATTTAAAGCAGCAGTTTTACAATAGCGTTGACCTTGTTACAAAATCAGAATTCTATGGTAtatcaaataaactgtaattttaagataatattgct from Pararge aegeria chromosome 5, ilParAegt1.1, whole genome shotgun sequence includes the following:
- the LOC120623603 gene encoding stress response protein NST1-like, which translates into the protein MLRFRGFKASLNFNSGKKNGVEHYDVAPGISLNGAYRTNKDELFGSDLYSEWPKIAPSSMTKLPSQSVPSNNQSKSTSDLMNPSNEAINTRKSAPDISQSATEPIKVNVKEQKKLEKKRLIDQKKREKFAEKERQREEKLLEKQRKQEEKLKKEREKQHIAQQTRAAQNRPKNVEQRKPTKRTAPLPQQQRATPQTQQQRTSTEPQQQRNTIQQRTAPQPQQQQIPQTGTTGNRTEIQQYTTNTLESSISKTSGPPPYSSVPEVTTKRIDTGNTSFAKPVEDTDSWDLISQHRQQMNRQTGVGKSAPKQTHLDLHYNVSSLKSNENSNA